GCGATGCGGAACTGGCAAGATCGCTGGGCATCACCCCACAATCCGTGTGTGGAGCGCGCAAACGCGGCGAAGTGCCGCCTGCGTGGATTCAAACCTGCGCCGCCCAGACAGGCGTAAACGCCCACTGGCTTTTTTTTGGCAGCGGGCCCATGCGGCTGCCGGAGGCGGCGGATGGCGAACTGCCCAGCATTCAGGCGGATTGTGAAACTGATCTTATCAGTGTGCCGCTGGCAGAAGCGCGGCTCTCTGCCGGAACGGGCAGTCTTGAGGTCAACAGTCACAGCCAGGGCAGCTATGCCTTCAGAGGCGATTTTTTACGCCGCAAGGGCAACCCCCGGCGTATGGTGCTCATGCGTGTTTCTGGCGACAGCATGGTGCCGGAAATTTTTGATAACGATCTGGTGCTGCTGGATCGGGGGCAGACGGAAATCAGCCCTGGGCGGCTTTATGCCGTTGGCTTTGAAGACGCCATCTATATAAAACGCATTGATAAACTCCCCGGCAAGATTGTTCTGAACAGCGTCAACCCGGCCTATCCGCCTGTGAGCCTTGACCTGCGCGGCGACTGCGCCGACCAGTTCAGGGTTATTGGTCGCGTGCTGTGGTCTGGAAGGGAATACAGGTAAGAATGCTTGCGCACGGCACCCGGCGCGCGTACACTTTCAACATATAAGGTTTTTTCGCCAAGGAGTCTGGGATGTCGTCTGCTCGTCGATCCTTTGCAACGTTCTTTGCCAATCTTGCCGCATTCAGTGCGCTCTGCGCCGTGCTGCTTGTTGCCCACCCCGCCCTTGCCGCAGAGGCCGCGCCGCAAGCTGCGCCCCCGGCGCAGCAGGATGCCAGCGCCGCCGCTGCCGCCGACAGCCCTGATCAGCAAGACTCCGCCCTCCCGGCGGAGAATCTGTTCAGCCAGACCTATCAGGCCTGCATGGACGAAGCTGCTGGGGTGACAACCGGCATGCAGGACTGCATGAGTGCGGAACAGGAACGGCTTGAAACCCGCCTGAACGCGCAACGCGCGCGCGTTGCCGCCACCCTGAACCCGGAACGCGCCAAGGCTTTTAATGACGCTCTGAGCGCGTGGGACACCCTGCGCAAGAGCGGTTCCCTTGCCATGTTTGACCCCAACGGCGGTACCCTTTCGCCGCTTATGGCATCACTATGGTATCTGGAACAAACTGCCCGCATGACGCGCTGGGTTGACGTCTTGCAGGAAAGCGCCGAACAGTAGCGAACAAAATCCGGCATCACGGCTGGTGCAAATCAATGACATGCAAAGGCGCATCCTTGGGGGTGCGCTTTTTTGTGCCCGCCTCTCGTGCAACAGGCAAAGCCGCGGCGCTCTATGTGCAAACAACATTCTGTCACTCTTATATACCGAAATAACCCAATAATTTTATACTATTAGTTTTAGCAAGTTAGCATATTTTACTTCTCACTGGCTACAAAAACAGACTAATAATCTAGTAATTACAAACCGTTGCGTCTATCATCAGTTGCCAGTATACTCCCGCGATGCAAACTATGGCGGGGATCTGAAATGCTGCGCATCCATCATAGTCATTCTTGCCGGGTGCCTTCCAGACCTGGCTGCTATTTCGACTGACCACCTCCCAGCAAGCCTGTCATAGATGTCAATACCGGGAAAGTCCTCAACATGTGGATTCAAAAAGAAATACGGCGAGTTGAAACGTGGAAATATATCGCCAGAGCCGAGGAGCGAATGTGTTCAGATGGGGGACTATCTGGGCAAGCATATTGATGAGTTCTCTTCATTCCAAAGATCAATATACAAAAAATACAATGACGATGGTGACAAAACCTGGGCATATTACTACGATTCCCCTGCTGCACCAAGCAGGATGGACTCTTTTACAATCAAGCGCATGACTGTTTTCAATCTGTACACGGACAGAAACGGTAAAATTTATGGCTGCACGTGGGCCAGATATTCCGGTGGCTACCACAGGGACCACGGCACGGACGATTGGCTAACCCCGTAGAGCAAGGTCCCAGCAATGAATATGCCCGATCATCAACAACATACTGTCAACACCGCAAAAAGAACGCCTGATGGAACTCCTGTTATTCTGTAAAAGCATGCTTCTCGGCCTGGCGGTGGCAGCTCCGCTCGGGCCCATCGGCGTATTGTGCATAAACCGCACGCTTGAGCGCGGCTTTTGGGCTGGAGTAGCCGGAGGGATGGGAACGGCCCTGGCCGATGCCATCTACGCGAGCCTTGCGGCGATCGGCTTTTCAGCTTTAACGGCAACACTGACGACGCTTGCCCCGTGGCTCAAGCTTGCAGGCGGTCTGTTCATGCTGTGGCTTGGCTGTAGCAGCCTGCGGCCAAATCCCCGGCGGGCGTCAACACCTGCCCGCACCAATAAATTCAGGGGACTCTCCGGAACTATCGCCGCTACATTCCTTCTTACGCTCACCAACCCGGTGACCATTTTCTCCTTTGCGGCACTGTTCGCTGGCCTCGGCTTGACCGATACGCCGGGGGCAACCAATGCTCTTGCCGTTGTTGCTGGAGTATTTCTGGGGTCGTTATTGTGGTGGTTCTTGTTGAGCGGCGGGGTTGCTCTGGCCCAGCGGCGCTTGCCCGAAGGATTTTCCCTTTGCGTATCAAGAATGTCCGGGGTGATCCTCATGGGTTTCGGTTTTTATGCGCTCGGCTCTCTGCTTTACGCTGTAATGCAGCAACCTTGAAGTGCAGCCACTCTCGGAGCGTTCCCCCTCATAACGGACAAGGTGCAAATGTAAGCAAGCTGCACATCCCCACTGCAGTGCCGATCAAAAAGATCACAAAAGGGCCGCAGGAACATATATTATTCCTGCGGCCCTTTGCATAACAGCATCCTAGGCACGCAAGCTAAACCGCATCAACACTCCCTTTCAACGCTCTGTAGTCCGTTTTTCCGCTGCCCAGCAGGGGAATCGCCTCCACATTCACAATGCGCTTTATCGCATACAGGGATGAAAGCCCCGCCCCACGCAGGGCGGCATTCACTTCCGGCAGGGAGAGCGCCATCGGGGTGAAGAGCATAATTGCCGAGCCGCTTTCTTCCGCTGTGGCTTCCACAGCCAGCGCTGGGCCTTGCTCCGGCTCGTCGCCCCGCTTGCCGAATATTTCGAGCAGCACGGATTCGATCTGCGGCAGAGAAATCATTTCTCCGCCAATCTTCACAAAGCGCTTGAGCCGTCCCTGAAAGGTCAGGCGGCCAGTTTCATCCAATCGCACAAGGTCGCCGGTGCGGTACCATGTATGGCCTTCAAACTCCACAAAGGGCGAGGGCGCATCACTCAGATAGCCGCCAAAGATGCTGGGGCCGCGCACCAGAAGCATACCGGTCTGCCCCGCCTCCACGCGCCCGCAGATATTGCCGTCCTCTTCGCGCACAAGGGCCAGTGTTACCGAGGGCATGCCGTGGCCTATGGTTCCGCACACAATGTCGCCCGGTCTGTTGACTGAAACCACCGGGGAGCATTCCGTAACGCCATAGCCCTCGCAAAGCGCCGCGTGCGGACATTGCGCTGCAAAAGCGCGGTAGACATGATCCTGACATTTTTCCGCCCCCACAAAAGCGCAGCGCAAACTTGCAAGATTTTCCGTCCCTGCGGCCCGCTCCAGCACTGCCCCAAGAAATGTGGGCGGCGCGGCCATGAGCGTAAGCCTGTAATCGCGCACCAAGGCCGCCAGCGGGCCGGGTTCAGTGGGGTTGGGATGAAAGGCGGCGCGGATGCCCAACGACAGGGGCAACACAATATTCACCATAAGGCCGAAGGAATGGAAAGGCGGCAGCATGGCAAGCACGCTATCGTCCGGATCAAGGTGCAGCACCTCCACAATATCGCGGGCATTGGCGAGCAGATTGGCGTGGCTCAGGGGCACGGCCTTGGGCAAGGATTCCGAGCCGGATGTAAAGAGCACCGCCGCTGTTTCCGGCACCGCGTATTCTTTCAGATTACGCAGCAGACGGGCTTTGAGCGCGCCGCAGAGTTTTTCACAGATGGTCAGCGATTCCGCCAGCTTGTCCAGCAGCACCCACTGCACAGGCAGGGATGCAAGGCCCAGCCCCTGACGTTCCAGCCGATCCTGCAAGGCCGTTGCGCTGAGAATATGGCTGACCCCGGTTATAGTTATGCAGTGACGGAGGTTGGCTTGCCCCACCGTCCAGTTGAACAGCACAGGCGTCTTGCCTGCCAGCAGTGCCGCAAGCCACACCGTGACCACTGCGGGCGCGGCGGGCAGCATGATGCCAAGGCGCTCGCCGGGCAGCGTCCGTAAACGGCGAGCCAGAATCAGTGCGCCCATGAGGATGTCCCTCCGGCTGCGCAGGCTTGCGCGGTCTGCCAGCAATGGCTGGGCAGGGGCGGAACGCACCTGGGTCAGAAAGGCATCGGCTATGGTTGCGGCGTGTTTGGGTATGGCAAGCTTCTGGTCAGCGGCAGGCGCAAACCAGCCAGCAGGAGCGGGAGAGTCCGCACAGGTCTCGCCAAGCTGACCGCTCGCCGCCAGCAGACAATCGCGCACCGTAACCAGAAGCTCCAGATTTGCTATAGTTGCACCCTGCGCACCTTCAAGGCTGAGGGCCAGATCCATGAGGGCCAGGCTGTCCAACCCCAGATCGCCGCCAAGGGTCATGTCGTCCGAGAGTAGGTGAGCTTCCGGCAGGTCAGCCGCCTCACGCAAGGCCGCATAGACGGCGGCGCGCACTTCCGCAGAGATATCCGCCGCCTCTGCCGCTCGGTTTTGCGGCACGGCATCCAGAATCCGCGCCTCGCTTCCCTGCCAGAAAAAACGGGGAATTTCCTGCGCCGGGCGCTCCGCCTGATTATAAAACTGCTCCAGCCAGGGGTTGAGTACACGTTTATCGCCCGTGCGGGGCAGATCGCCGGCTTCCACAAACTCCACCGTCACGGGGCGGCGGGGCGTAAAGAACAGCAGGTTGGCAACTACCACCAGCGCGCCACGCAGCAGCACCCTGCCAAAATGCGGCGCTTTGCCCGTGGCTCCGTAGCCAAAAGCACTGCCCCACAGCCCGGTTGTGCGCACCAGCACCACGCGCAGGCCGGGCATTTTTTGCAGAATAAGCGCTGCCCCGGAGTTGCCGCCAAGGCTCTCCCGGCCTGAGCGATAAACCCTCCCTGCGGGATACAGCAATACGTTGTCCCCGGCCTGCAAGGCATCCAGCACGGCCTGCATGCCAGCCTCAACGCCCTGTCGGGCCTTGGCCCCATCCTTCATGGCGTCAGGAATAAGCACGGCGCGCAGGGCCTTAGCCGCCAGCCGTCCAAGCGGGCCTTCCATCTGGCGCTCGTCGGCCAGAGGGCGTGGCGCATGATTCGCCAGCAGCGAATATACAATGACGGGGTCAATCAGCGCGGGATGGTTGGGCATAAACAGGATTGGGCCGGGGCCGGATATGGTTTCAAGCCCGGTCGTGGTCACGCGGTAGCGCAGGCCCAGCAGCAGACGCAAACATAGCCCCAAAAGGCTGAAACGCTTACCGCAAGAAAACATGCGGCTAATTCGCACAGCGGCCCAACTGATGAAAACCAGCGCCGCAAGGCCGCTGCCAGCCAGCAGCCATGCCGGGGGCACCTTGCCCAGCCATGCGAAAATCAAACCGGAAAGAAGGATGCCGCTGAAGCACGAACAGTTGGAAATCCCCAGAGTTTTTCCTTTCTCCGTGGCGGCTGGCTTTACCTGAATAAAGCTCACAAGTGGTATGAGATACAATCCACCGCAAATACCGGAAAACGTCAGCAACAAGAAAAGCCAGGGAAATTGCAGTGCCTCCGGCAGCAATGGGGCAAGGCCGGAGAGCATGAGGCCAAGGCCAAGCCCTGCGCCTGCCGGAACCATAATGCGCCGCCAGCTTGTGGCTTCGTACCGCCCGGCCAGAACGGAACCCACGCATATGCCAATCATCATCGCCACGGAAAGCAGGCTCGTAACGGTAAGCGAAAAACTGAGCTGGATGATGCCGAGATTATTGATGCACAACAGGGCAAAGGACGACAGGCAGTAGAAAAAAGCTTCCCCCGCCAGCGTGAGAAACAGGTGCGGGTCGCGCCCGCGGCACTCCAGCGCATGGAGCACGGAATGCACAGGCCCCAACAGGGGAAAGGGAGCGTTTGCCCCGGCAGAAACAACGCTTTTGCCAATGCCAAAGGCGGACGCCAGCCCGATAACAGCTATAAACACAGCCACCGCCCCCACGGCCAGTCGGCCAAAACCGTGATCCCCCTGCGGGATGAATGCAGCAAATGCAGAAAATTCGGGCAGATCCAGCACAACGCCCCCGGCGGCGATACCCAGCAGAATAGTTGCCGTGGTTGCCAGCTTGAGCAGGGCATTCACCCGTGGCACTTCCTGCGGAGGAAAGTTTTCCGGTATGGCTCCGTTAAGGGCAGGGCTGAAGATTGTGGATTGCAGGCCCATCAAAAAAACTACAGCAACCATGCCCGCCCAGTTCATATCTACAAGCGCCCACACGCCATAGAGCATGGCCGCCAGTTCCATAAATTTTGACCAGATGACCATTTTATTCTTGGGCATGCGGTCTGCCAGCCACCCTGCCCA
This is a stretch of genomic DNA from Desulfovibrio desulfuricans. It encodes these proteins:
- a CDS encoding LexA family transcriptional regulator, with the translated sequence MPEKSEFKETLQRLMQALSVVSDAELARSLGITPQSVCGARKRGEVPPAWIQTCAAQTGVNAHWLFFGSGPMRLPEAADGELPSIQADCETDLISVPLAEARLSAGTGSLEVNSHSQGSYAFRGDFLRRKGNPRRMVLMRVSGDSMVPEIFDNDLVLLDRGQTEISPGRLYAVGFEDAIYIKRIDKLPGKIVLNSVNPAYPPVSLDLRGDCADQFRVIGRVLWSGREYR
- a CDS encoding lysozyme inhibitor LprI family protein produces the protein MSSARRSFATFFANLAAFSALCAVLLVAHPALAAEAAPQAAPPAQQDASAAAAADSPDQQDSALPAENLFSQTYQACMDEAAGVTTGMQDCMSAEQERLETRLNAQRARVAATLNPERAKAFNDALSAWDTLRKSGSLAMFDPNGGTLSPLMASLWYLEQTARMTRWVDVLQESAEQ
- a CDS encoding LysE family translocator — protein: MELLLFCKSMLLGLAVAAPLGPIGVLCINRTLERGFWAGVAGGMGTALADAIYASLAAIGFSALTATLTTLAPWLKLAGGLFMLWLGCSSLRPNPRRASTPARTNKFRGLSGTIAATFLLTLTNPVTIFSFAALFAGLGLTDTPGATNALAVVAGVFLGSLLWWFLLSGGVALAQRRLPEGFSLCVSRMSGVILMGFGFYALGSLLYAVMQQP
- a CDS encoding MFS transporter, which produces MSQSPESLPAASGKKILLSMGTTYAMGTFNDNFFKQAALLLAASAGLESIQGIASAMFALPFVACSAWAGWLADRMPKNKMVIWSKFMELAAMLYGVWALVDMNWAGMVAVVFLMGLQSTIFSPALNGAIPENFPPQEVPRVNALLKLATTATILLGIAAGGVVLDLPEFSAFAAFIPQGDHGFGRLAVGAVAVFIAVIGLASAFGIGKSVVSAGANAPFPLLGPVHSVLHALECRGRDPHLFLTLAGEAFFYCLSSFALLCINNLGIIQLSFSLTVTSLLSVAMMIGICVGSVLAGRYEATSWRRIMVPAGAGLGLGLMLSGLAPLLPEALQFPWLFLLLTFSGICGGLYLIPLVSFIQVKPAATEKGKTLGISNCSCFSGILLSGLIFAWLGKVPPAWLLAGSGLAALVFISWAAVRISRMFSCGKRFSLLGLCLRLLLGLRYRVTTTGLETISGPGPILFMPNHPALIDPVIVYSLLANHAPRPLADERQMEGPLGRLAAKALRAVLIPDAMKDGAKARQGVEAGMQAVLDALQAGDNVLLYPAGRVYRSGRESLGGNSGAALILQKMPGLRVVLVRTTGLWGSAFGYGATGKAPHFGRVLLRGALVVVANLLFFTPRRPVTVEFVEAGDLPRTGDKRVLNPWLEQFYNQAERPAQEIPRFFWQGSEARILDAVPQNRAAEAADISAEVRAAVYAALREAADLPEAHLLSDDMTLGGDLGLDSLALMDLALSLEGAQGATIANLELLVTVRDCLLAASGQLGETCADSPAPAGWFAPAADQKLAIPKHAATIADAFLTQVRSAPAQPLLADRASLRSRRDILMGALILARRLRTLPGERLGIMLPAAPAVVTVWLAALLAGKTPVLFNWTVGQANLRHCITITGVSHILSATALQDRLERQGLGLASLPVQWVLLDKLAESLTICEKLCGALKARLLRNLKEYAVPETAAVLFTSGSESLPKAVPLSHANLLANARDIVEVLHLDPDDSVLAMLPPFHSFGLMVNIVLPLSLGIRAAFHPNPTEPGPLAALVRDYRLTLMAAPPTFLGAVLERAAGTENLASLRCAFVGAEKCQDHVYRAFAAQCPHAALCEGYGVTECSPVVSVNRPGDIVCGTIGHGMPSVTLALVREEDGNICGRVEAGQTGMLLVRGPSIFGGYLSDAPSPFVEFEGHTWYRTGDLVRLDETGRLTFQGRLKRFVKIGGEMISLPQIESVLLEIFGKRGDEPEQGPALAVEATAEESGSAIMLFTPMALSLPEVNAALRGAGLSSLYAIKRIVNVEAIPLLGSGKTDYRALKGSVDAV